One Candidatus Obscuribacterales bacterium genomic window carries:
- a CDS encoding helix-turn-helix domain-containing protein — protein MLNPLAQPSLRHLLASDALSEAQVLVGDDFLDREISQVVTSLNPTPRDNSLLVVRAGSLSKEDLSAFDGLAGVIVIKPFVVSPDLPAASGMGGTRAPAAGSLAAVDSELKKLIKAAEEVEIPLVLMPGFGDAAQMAEDIRQAFLSEIKRTSSRQHAHLLALVLDKGLSGLVDEMAEHLSRPLVIETADFRVLAAQNMGPTPANQQRALTDQVNQLLAKQLSDEESKDEPLVFRQPVRVGRRLAIPILNKGFVVGYLSAMLRPNDDVEAMFEFLSPVALAAMVDFSHRSKEVSAFAVTYQNLLKDLLSGRTLSSTDLDRLERHYGFDICDGLLVLAVQVLTGELPGEKLEALVGQRYVTVDVEGTRVFVIPVSKKSSKTWQQEAEALKQYLRKDNDELTIQFGAGRVVENALELADAYREARQALIIGSMTKGDNEFLMGYGDLGVRRLLYLMIDHAEFDRFCEEILQPLEEYDAEWETELVPTISVYLKHGANLNSAARALFIHRHTLRYRLEQIAEILKVDIDSQDVLLNLQIALMIKDMKGISQS, from the coding sequence ATGTTGAATCCTTTAGCCCAACCATCACTCCGCCATCTTTTGGCATCCGACGCCCTTTCAGAGGCGCAGGTGCTGGTTGGTGACGATTTCTTGGACCGGGAGATAAGCCAGGTAGTCACCAGCCTCAATCCGACGCCGCGGGATAACAGCCTGCTTGTAGTGCGTGCCGGGTCGTTATCGAAGGAAGACTTATCCGCCTTTGACGGTTTGGCCGGTGTCATCGTCATTAAACCCTTTGTTGTTTCTCCTGATTTGCCGGCAGCTTCCGGAATGGGTGGCACGCGTGCTCCGGCGGCCGGCTCATTAGCTGCTGTTGACTCCGAGCTGAAAAAGCTTATTAAGGCAGCTGAGGAAGTGGAAATTCCTCTGGTGCTCATGCCGGGATTTGGTGATGCCGCACAGATGGCGGAAGACATAAGGCAAGCTTTTTTATCCGAGATAAAGCGTACCAGCTCTCGCCAACACGCGCATCTTTTAGCTCTGGTTCTCGACAAAGGATTATCCGGACTGGTCGATGAAATGGCCGAGCATTTGTCGCGCCCTTTGGTAATTGAGACTGCGGATTTTCGAGTTTTAGCTGCGCAAAATATGGGACCGACACCAGCTAATCAGCAACGTGCATTGACTGATCAAGTCAATCAACTTTTAGCTAAGCAATTGAGCGACGAAGAATCCAAAGACGAGCCTCTTGTATTTCGACAGCCTGTTCGTGTTGGTAGAAGATTGGCAATTCCTATTTTGAATAAGGGATTTGTTGTCGGTTATCTTTCAGCCATGCTCAGACCAAATGACGATGTCGAAGCCATGTTCGAATTTCTCTCTCCTGTTGCATTGGCGGCTATGGTTGATTTCAGTCATCGCAGCAAGGAAGTGTCTGCTTTTGCTGTTACCTATCAAAACCTTTTGAAAGATCTCTTGTCTGGACGAACTCTTTCTTCGACCGATTTGGATAGACTGGAGCGTCATTATGGCTTTGATATTTGCGACGGCTTGCTTGTCTTGGCAGTGCAAGTACTAACAGGCGAATTGCCTGGAGAAAAACTTGAGGCACTTGTCGGACAGCGTTACGTCACCGTTGATGTGGAAGGCACTCGTGTTTTTGTCATACCAGTAAGCAAGAAGTCCAGTAAGACCTGGCAGCAAGAAGCCGAAGCCTTGAAGCAATATTTGCGCAAAGATAATGACGAGCTGACGATTCAGTTTGGAGCAGGTCGCGTCGTGGAAAATGCTCTCGAGTTGGCTGATGCCTACAGAGAAGCAAGACAAGCTCTAATCATCGGCTCGATGACCAAAGGCGATAACGAATTCCTCATGGGATACGGTGACCTTGGCGTCAGACGTCTTCTCTATTTGATGATCGATCACGCTGAGTTCGACAGGTTTTGTGAGGAAATTCTGCAGCCGCTGGAAGAGTATGATGCCGAATGGGAAACGGAGCTGGTACCGACAATTTCCGTTTATTTGAAACATGGAGCGAATTTAAACTCTGCTGCCAGAGCGCTCTTTATCCACCGCCACACGCTGCGTTACCGCCTTGAGCAAATTGCTGAGATTCTTAAGGTGGATATCGATTCACAGGATGTTTTGCTAAACTTGCAGATCGCGCTCATGATTAAAGACATGAAGGGGATATCACAGAGTTGA
- a CDS encoding TolC family protein, producing MAELDVIGTESAKTHEKNKTLPMSALRLHSSVSLYSFKSVRQEVGYDEPITLEQALDYSLDNNLGIKISKESVNYQKYVLLGNLASALPSFSMAYNVTRTDILNEKIRSMARVNLVRINYPVFQGGSIMYGALGQAFRTKGWSHAYQATLNDTMLQVYQSYNNLLLARILLQIRAKAVEVDEEQLRVNQQLEAHGTGTRFAVMQSDAQLAADRQALIQQQVGVRIAALGLNFVLNYPMLANLIPAEETITEQSLWQTDAKIGDIVNIAIKRRPELREYEMFKFGAARNLQVAAAPLYPSLSFFTVASTTNTTSQFTDAAAAAESTAAAGGETAGAGVFSGLFRTVQNGMGLTWNLNGMGLVNAANIMGAQSLNRQAGIQANQELQTVFQQVRSDYLNWRAAREQIDNAAYGSAVSEEELRLALIRLRQGVGTNLEVIQAQRDYINALTTQAQAIVGSNNAQAQLLHDTGLISKETLLHGFKGSLD from the coding sequence ATGGCTGAATTAGATGTAATTGGGACGGAATCAGCCAAGACACATGAAAAGAATAAGACTCTGCCCATGAGCGCATTGCGACTGCACTCGTCTGTTTCACTCTATTCTTTTAAGTCCGTAAGACAAGAAGTCGGCTACGACGAGCCTATCACTCTTGAGCAGGCGCTCGATTACTCGCTGGACAACAATTTGGGAATCAAGATTTCCAAAGAAAGCGTCAACTATCAAAAATACGTTTTGCTCGGCAACCTGGCATCAGCCTTACCAAGCTTTTCCATGGCCTACAACGTCACTCGCACGGATATTCTTAATGAGAAAATCCGATCAATGGCGCGTGTCAATCTAGTTCGTATCAACTATCCTGTTTTCCAAGGCGGCAGCATCATGTATGGCGCACTTGGACAAGCCTTCAGAACAAAAGGCTGGTCTCATGCCTATCAAGCGACATTGAATGACACTATGTTGCAGGTTTACCAGAGCTACAATAATTTGCTTCTGGCAAGAATACTTCTGCAAATTCGTGCTAAAGCAGTAGAAGTTGACGAAGAGCAATTGCGTGTCAACCAGCAATTAGAAGCTCACGGCACCGGCACACGCTTTGCTGTAATGCAATCAGATGCGCAATTAGCAGCAGATAGACAAGCCTTAATTCAACAACAAGTCGGCGTAAGAATTGCCGCTCTTGGACTGAACTTTGTTTTGAACTATCCAATGCTGGCCAATTTAATTCCTGCTGAAGAAACAATCACAGAGCAGTCTCTCTGGCAGACTGACGCGAAGATAGGCGATATAGTAAATATAGCCATAAAGCGTCGTCCTGAACTTAGAGAATATGAAATGTTCAAATTTGGAGCGGCAAGAAACCTGCAAGTTGCAGCCGCTCCGCTCTACCCATCGCTGTCCTTTTTTACAGTTGCCTCGACAACCAATACAACAAGTCAATTCACGGATGCTGCAGCTGCTGCCGAAAGCACAGCAGCTGCAGGCGGCGAGACAGCCGGCGCAGGTGTGTTTAGTGGACTTTTCCGCACAGTGCAAAACGGCATGGGCCTTACCTGGAACCTGAACGGCATGGGCTTGGTAAACGCAGCCAATATTATGGGCGCGCAGTCACTTAATCGCCAAGCAGGAATTCAAGCCAACCAAGAATTGCAAACCGTATTTCAACAAGTACGCTCGGACTATCTCAATTGGCGAGCTGCCAGAGAACAAATTGACAATGCAGCTTATGGCTCTGCGGTGTCGGAAGAAGAATTAAGACTAGCTCTCATTCGTTTGCGCCAGGGCGTGGGCACCAACCTAGAAGTCATACAAGCGCAACGGGACTATATCAATGCGTTGACGACGCAAGCTCAAGCAATTGTCGGCTCCAACAATGCTCAAGCGCAACTGCTTCACGATACTGGACTAATAAGCAAAGAAACCCTACTTCATGGGTTTAAGGGAAGTTTGGATTGA
- a CDS encoding TolC family protein, producing the protein MKIGSLILILAFLVAQPAFSYEELSKHELDDLAGKLVASEDTGDKNSDDKKPDDSEVPPGPPASTTTSIETKPEFEQTKLIEPITLAEETPANHEANKTLDLNPLYLTTAIQMNSFRDLRSESSYDQSIRLRDAINYVLDQGMQVKLSREALIYQHWATMSLMGSILPSFVMQYNLRSANVYNLDTTSISRQFFTGVFMPVFAGGSVASNILSQYYREKAWRSAYRGTFQDVFLTVYQKYTDLLLQRVLLQIWAKSVEADQELVRVANLQLQNGTGTKFAVLQGEAQLARDRQQFLNQQVKMRQSALTLNATLNYPMDVNLIPVEETLTEANMFSDSVGVKTLLHDAMNHHPGLRQYEYFRLVARRYMQVVASTVYPAVNFFVGYTASNTTVDPPTNGFALGGVATTSITSFLNSTFAGRVSNNALGQQQGFSPTAGTTASQGANTAPIALPASSGGIPLYALQSGSAVSSGAVAPSTFGGGAGIFSSGPNQNGSFQAPAGIFPGVFRQVQLGFQLNWSLPNGGASTAAQVLQAKSLARQAMMQCNQELSLVEQNVRTDFHNIKSAKQVIDKAAAAVTASREALRLARIRLSAGVGTSLDVINAQKDYVSNLSTKAQAIVASNVAQAQLLHDIGMINATTLTQGYKPGVYIEPTPSKKVNWVFP; encoded by the coding sequence TTGAAGATTGGCTCGCTAATTCTTATCCTTGCGTTTTTGGTTGCACAACCTGCTTTCTCCTATGAAGAATTATCAAAACACGAACTGGATGACTTAGCAGGCAAATTAGTTGCCAGCGAAGACACGGGTGACAAAAATTCCGACGACAAAAAACCTGATGACAGTGAAGTGCCTCCTGGACCTCCTGCCAGTACGACCACATCAATTGAAACCAAACCCGAATTTGAACAGACTAAATTAATTGAACCAATAACTCTAGCTGAAGAAACTCCGGCTAATCATGAAGCCAATAAGACTCTTGATCTCAATCCGCTTTATTTAACTACAGCTATCCAGATGAACTCATTTCGAGACTTACGATCAGAATCCAGTTACGATCAGTCAATCAGATTGCGTGACGCCATCAATTACGTGCTTGATCAAGGCATGCAAGTGAAACTCTCGCGCGAGGCTCTCATCTATCAACACTGGGCAACAATGTCTCTCATGGGTTCGATTCTGCCCAGTTTTGTAATGCAGTACAACTTGCGATCTGCCAATGTCTACAATCTGGATACAACATCCATTTCCAGGCAATTTTTTACCGGCGTTTTTATGCCGGTATTTGCCGGTGGCAGCGTTGCCTCCAATATACTTTCGCAGTACTACCGTGAAAAGGCTTGGCGCAGTGCTTACCGCGGAACCTTTCAAGACGTATTTCTGACTGTCTATCAAAAATACACAGACCTTTTATTGCAAAGAGTTCTATTGCAGATTTGGGCAAAGTCGGTAGAAGCCGATCAAGAACTAGTAAGAGTGGCCAACCTCCAGCTGCAAAACGGCACAGGGACCAAATTCGCCGTATTACAAGGAGAAGCGCAATTAGCAAGGGACAGACAACAATTTCTTAATCAACAAGTAAAAATGCGCCAGTCAGCGCTCACTCTTAACGCCACCTTGAATTATCCGATGGACGTCAATCTAATTCCCGTAGAAGAAACGCTCACGGAAGCAAATATGTTTTCTGATTCGGTCGGCGTCAAAACGCTCTTGCACGACGCCATGAATCACCACCCCGGACTTCGACAATATGAATACTTTAGACTGGTTGCTCGTCGTTACATGCAAGTGGTGGCATCAACCGTCTATCCTGCCGTGAATTTCTTTGTAGGCTATACGGCAAGCAACACGACCGTCGACCCGCCGACAAACGGCTTTGCCTTAGGCGGCGTAGCAACGACTTCAATCACTTCCTTTCTCAACTCAACATTTGCCGGACGAGTAAGCAATAACGCGCTTGGTCAGCAACAAGGCTTCAGCCCAACAGCCGGTACCACCGCATCACAGGGTGCCAACACCGCACCAATTGCCTTGCCGGCATCTTCAGGCGGCATTCCTTTATATGCTCTGCAATCAGGCTCTGCAGTTTCTTCCGGTGCTGTTGCTCCTTCTACTTTCGGCGGCGGCGCAGGCATATTCTCATCAGGACCCAACCAAAACGGTAGCTTCCAGGCACCAGCCGGAATTTTCCCTGGGGTATTTAGACAAGTTCAATTGGGCTTCCAACTCAACTGGTCCTTGCCCAACGGCGGAGCATCAACGGCCGCGCAAGTTCTACAAGCTAAGAGCCTTGCGCGACAGGCAATGATGCAATGCAATCAAGAACTTTCGCTTGTCGAACAAAACGTCCGCACAGATTTTCACAACATCAAGTCAGCCAAACAAGTAATTGATAAAGCAGCAGCTGCCGTTACCGCTTCACGGGAAGCTTTACGCCTGGCGCGCATTCGCTTGAGCGCCGGAGTAGGCACTAGCCTTGATGTGATTAATGCCCAAAAGGATTATGTGAGCAACTTATCCACCAAAGCGCAAGCAATTGTCGCATCGAATGTGGCACAAGCACAACTATTACACGACATCGGTATGATCAACGCCACAACACTTACACAGGGTTATAAGCCGGGAGTTTATATCGAACCTACTCCCAGCAAGAAAGTAAATTGGGTATTCCCGTAG
- a CDS encoding hydrolase: MKRHERLLNGQQAVLLIVDVQEAFRKKLPDVPNLTRNISILVEAGKILELPIFVTEQYPQGLGKTVPEIAACLPDHELFDKLCFSCCGADKFMDALKETKRKQVILCGIEAHACISQTAHDLLANGYDVHLIVDAISSRFPKNRDIAVEKMIDSGVVRSCVEMALLEMLVEAGTEKFKAVQRLIH; the protein is encoded by the coding sequence ATGAAGCGCCACGAACGATTACTGAACGGTCAACAAGCGGTATTGTTAATTGTCGATGTTCAAGAAGCGTTTCGCAAAAAGCTTCCGGATGTGCCTAACCTGACGCGTAATATTTCCATTCTTGTTGAAGCCGGCAAAATTCTTGAATTGCCTATTTTTGTAACTGAGCAATACCCGCAGGGACTGGGTAAGACTGTTCCTGAAATTGCAGCTTGCTTGCCTGATCACGAATTGTTCGACAAGCTTTGCTTTAGCTGCTGCGGTGCCGACAAATTTATGGATGCGCTCAAAGAAACTAAGCGTAAGCAGGTAATACTTTGCGGCATTGAAGCTCATGCTTGTATTAGTCAAACTGCACATGATCTATTAGCTAACGGATACGATGTGCATCTCATTGTCGATGCAATTTCCAGCCGCTTTCCGAAAAATCGTGATATTGCAGTTGAAAAAATGATTGACTCAGGAGTTGTTCGCTCTTGCGTTGAGATGGCTTTGCTGGAAATGCTCGTTGAGGCCGGAACCGAAAAATTCAAGGCAGTGCAGAGGCTTATTCATTAG
- a CDS encoding radical SAM protein, translated as MPPFLANYYLTYKCNSRCTYCDIPVKAENVGIKETPVEIVIENLAALKRLGVKVVDFTGGEPLIYKELPKVLKAAKKMGFFTSLANTGILYPAKAKELTGLVDDLKFSLSTTVQESYKKERGVDGYEKVVESIKLAKKLGEKPSIIATATPESIWGIESVVKLAQELGVVVLLGPVFDYCGNDLLDEAGMKELNRLAKMDNVTMNEAFTKFAADGGNQIDAPRCRAISSTIVISPDDHLLLPCYHMHDERLKITHENGVSNLDELWRSQHVQQKRKEEGSWSFCQGCTIWCYFESSFLWPPDEYFWLNIKSKVRWASQKLKMSTKSDKEVLI; from the coding sequence ATGCCCCCATTTCTAGCTAATTACTACCTGACTTACAAGTGCAATTCCCGTTGCACCTACTGTGACATTCCGGTAAAAGCGGAAAATGTCGGTATTAAGGAAACGCCTGTAGAAATCGTCATCGAAAATTTGGCTGCGCTTAAGCGCCTGGGCGTCAAAGTTGTAGACTTCACCGGCGGTGAGCCGCTTATCTACAAAGAACTACCGAAAGTCCTCAAAGCTGCCAAGAAAATGGGTTTCTTTACCAGCTTGGCCAACACCGGCATTCTCTATCCAGCTAAAGCCAAAGAATTAACCGGGCTAGTGGACGATCTTAAATTCTCCCTCTCCACAACCGTCCAAGAAAGCTACAAGAAGGAAAGAGGAGTAGACGGGTATGAAAAGGTCGTTGAAAGCATAAAGCTAGCCAAAAAATTGGGCGAAAAGCCTTCCATTATTGCCACTGCTACACCGGAATCAATTTGGGGTATAGAAAGTGTAGTGAAGCTCGCACAGGAATTAGGCGTGGTCGTACTGCTGGGTCCTGTTTTTGATTATTGCGGCAATGATCTGCTTGATGAAGCAGGCATGAAAGAGTTAAACCGGCTGGCAAAAATGGACAATGTGACCATGAATGAGGCATTTACAAAATTTGCCGCCGACGGTGGCAATCAAATAGATGCGCCACGTTGCCGAGCAATAAGCTCGACAATCGTCATCTCACCGGATGATCATTTGCTTTTACCGTGCTATCACATGCATGATGAACGTTTGAAAATCACTCACGAAAACGGTGTCTCTAACCTGGATGAATTATGGAGAAGCCAACATGTCCAACAAAAACGCAAAGAAGAAGGCAGTTGGAGTTTTTGCCAGGGTTGTACTATCTGGTGTTATTTTGAATCATCTTTCCTTTGGCCGCCCGACGAGTATTTCTGGTTGAATATAAAAAGCAAAGTTCGCTGGGCAAGTCAGAAACTAAAAATGTCTACAAAATCGGACAAGGAGGTCCTTATATGA
- the cpdA gene encoding 3',5'-cyclic-AMP phosphodiesterase: MSQNQGPVKILQISDTHLFADDTGRLMGINTGWTFETVLSTVLDSGRRHDAVLVTGDLSQDESVESYLRLSQGLQKLQAKAYCLPGNHDQGDGLKVASEKTAGFSLERSFIVGNWQIVLLNTAEPKRVAGHLRKEELDWLDNCLIKYPNHHALIAMHHQPMPVGSTWMDGIALDNPDDFFAVVDKHSQVRGITYGHVHQEFVGQRNSVKLMSSPSTCVQFKPQCSSFTVDSAMPGYRWLRLNDDGVIETGVERISSQDIGLDKNSHGY, encoded by the coding sequence ATGTCGCAAAACCAGGGACCTGTAAAGATACTGCAGATTTCCGATACCCATCTCTTTGCCGATGATACGGGCCGATTGATGGGCATTAACACCGGCTGGACATTCGAGACGGTATTAAGTACCGTTTTGGACAGCGGTAGACGGCATGATGCCGTTCTTGTCACCGGTGACTTATCGCAAGACGAAAGCGTAGAGTCCTACTTGCGCTTGTCGCAAGGCTTGCAGAAGTTGCAGGCGAAGGCTTATTGCCTGCCGGGCAATCACGATCAAGGTGATGGTTTAAAGGTGGCTTCCGAGAAGACAGCCGGCTTTTCCTTGGAGCGATCGTTCATTGTTGGTAATTGGCAAATCGTGCTTTTGAACACTGCTGAACCTAAACGCGTCGCCGGACACTTGCGCAAAGAAGAATTGGACTGGCTTGACAATTGCCTAATTAAATATCCAAATCATCATGCGTTAATTGCTATGCACCATCAGCCTATGCCTGTTGGTTCGACCTGGATGGATGGCATCGCTCTTGATAATCCCGACGACTTTTTTGCTGTCGTGGATAAACACAGTCAAGTCAGAGGAATTACTTACGGTCATGTGCATCAGGAATTTGTGGGTCAGCGCAATTCCGTAAAGCTTATGTCCTCACCTTCGACATGCGTGCAATTCAAGCCACAGTGCTCATCATTTACAGTGGATTCGGCAATGCCCGGGTACAGATGGCTTCGTCTCAATGATGATGGCGTCATTGAGACAGGCGTTGAGCGTATCAGTAGCCAAGATATCGGCTTAGACAAGAATTCTCACGGCTACTAG
- a CDS encoding DUF547 domain-containing protein, translating to MLNTKRNWKKQILPLTVIIIGFLFILTQVVTNFSTYLKAAFTRVDYPSEYQFATYNQILNKYVHDGLVNYKGLSESAEINKAVDELAGVSPEHFADNNQKLAFWINTYNLLILKNVTSHYPLKERSSLIRDLSLRKFVIGGQSIATDDIRTIKIYPLIDLRDPRSIFLTCGGALGYPKLLSHAIAKETMEADMAESTNEFISRPDNVIYRERSGTFFLSQFFKWNEALFNPTPFVYVNNLLPKQKRVDFDDFHTKTSYLGLFNWTLNEEVSK from the coding sequence GTGTTAAACACAAAGAGAAACTGGAAAAAGCAAATATTGCCTCTGACGGTCATTATCATTGGCTTCCTCTTTATCCTCACGCAGGTGGTCACCAACTTCAGTACTTACTTGAAGGCAGCATTTACTCGGGTGGATTATCCATCTGAGTATCAATTTGCTACTTACAATCAAATTCTCAACAAATACGTTCATGATGGATTGGTCAACTACAAAGGCTTATCTGAGTCTGCTGAAATAAACAAAGCGGTTGATGAATTGGCCGGCGTAAGTCCCGAGCATTTTGCTGATAACAATCAAAAGCTTGCCTTTTGGATCAATACCTACAATTTGCTGATTCTCAAAAATGTTACTAGTCATTACCCACTTAAAGAACGCAGCTCGCTTATACGAGACTTGAGCCTGCGCAAATTCGTCATTGGCGGTCAAAGTATTGCCACAGATGACATTCGCACGATTAAGATTTACCCGCTTATAGATTTGCGAGATCCAAGAAGCATTTTCCTTACTTGTGGTGGGGCCTTGGGCTATCCAAAACTTTTAAGCCATGCAATTGCCAAAGAGACGATGGAAGCAGACATGGCGGAATCAACTAATGAATTTATCAGCAGACCAGACAATGTAATCTACCGCGAACGAAGCGGGACATTTTTCCTCTCTCAATTCTTCAAATGGAACGAGGCTCTCTTTAACCCAACGCCGTTTGTCTATGTAAATAATCTGCTTCCCAAGCAAAAGCGCGTTGATTTCGACGACTTTCACACGAAGACCAGTTACCTGGGACTATTTAACTGGACGCTAAACGAAGAGGTGAGCAAATGA